In the Arthrobacter zhaoxinii genome, one interval contains:
- a CDS encoding ABC transporter ATP-binding protein, with product MTSLAQHSPAAGAGKPRLAAAAQLLNKTYGTGDTRVHALKDVDVSFETGTFTAIMGPSGSGKSTLMHCLAGLDTTDSGRIWVGGTEITGLKDAELTRLRRDSVGFVFQSFNLVPTLTAEQNITLPVSLANGTVDREWLDFITETLGLRDRLRHRPHELSGGQQQRVAVARALLTRPHVLFGDEPTGNLDSKSGAEVLSLLRRSTKEFGQSIIMVTHDPVAASYADRVVLMNDGELVGELAQPTPESVLAALTQLGA from the coding sequence ATGACATCACTTGCACAGCATTCCCCTGCGGCCGGCGCCGGAAAACCGCGTCTCGCCGCCGCCGCCCAGCTCCTGAACAAGACTTACGGAACCGGCGACACCCGCGTCCATGCGCTGAAGGACGTGGACGTCAGCTTCGAAACCGGGACCTTCACCGCCATCATGGGCCCCTCCGGCTCCGGCAAATCCACCTTGATGCACTGCCTCGCCGGCCTGGACACCACCGACTCGGGACGCATCTGGGTGGGCGGGACCGAAATCACCGGGCTGAAGGACGCCGAGCTCACCCGCCTGCGCCGCGACAGCGTCGGGTTCGTTTTCCAGTCCTTCAACCTGGTGCCCACACTGACCGCGGAGCAGAACATTACGCTGCCGGTGTCCCTGGCCAACGGCACCGTGGACCGCGAATGGCTGGACTTCATCACGGAGACCCTCGGCCTCCGGGACCGGCTCCGGCACCGCCCGCATGAGCTTTCCGGCGGACAGCAGCAGCGCGTGGCCGTGGCCCGTGCCCTGCTGACCCGCCCGCACGTGCTCTTCGGCGATGAACCCACCGGCAACCTGGACTCCAAGTCCGGTGCCGAAGTGCTCTCACTCCTTCGCCGCTCCACCAAAGAGTTCGGCCAGAGCATCATCATGGTCACCCACGACCCCGTGGCTGCTTCCTACGCGGACCGCGTGGTCCTGATGAACGACGGCGAGCTGGTCGGAGAACTGGCGCAGCCGACTCCCGAATCCGTGCTCGCCGCCCTCACCCAGCTGGGGGCGTAG
- a CDS encoding response regulator transcription factor has translation MLINSQPDLRVVAEAGNGREALAALAAVSADVVLMDVRMPGMDGIEATARILDGSSGGGPKVVVLTTFDLDEYALSAIHAGASGFLLKDAPPEELLEAIRTVYRGDAVIAPSTTRRLLEHVAPLLRPAGAPGSRHADAVASLTPREHEVFTLIAQGLSNPEIAAKLYLSEATVKTHVGHILAKLEARDRVQAVVIAYETGIVAP, from the coding sequence ATGCTGATCAATTCCCAGCCGGACCTCAGGGTTGTTGCCGAAGCCGGCAACGGCCGCGAGGCCCTGGCAGCGCTGGCAGCCGTGTCCGCCGACGTCGTCCTCATGGATGTGCGTATGCCGGGGATGGACGGCATCGAAGCCACCGCCCGGATCCTGGACGGAAGCAGCGGCGGCGGGCCGAAGGTCGTAGTCCTGACCACCTTCGACCTGGACGAATACGCGCTCTCCGCCATCCACGCCGGAGCCAGCGGTTTCCTGCTTAAGGACGCACCCCCCGAGGAACTGCTGGAGGCCATCCGGACGGTGTACCGCGGGGACGCCGTCATCGCTCCCTCCACCACGCGCCGGCTGCTGGAGCACGTCGCTCCCCTGCTGCGCCCGGCCGGCGCCCCGGGCAGCCGGCACGCCGACGCCGTCGCCTCCCTGACCCCGCGCGAACACGAGGTGTTCACCCTGATTGCGCAGGGCCTGTCCAATCCGGAGATAGCGGCGAAGCTGTACCTGTCCGAAGCCACCGTGAAAACCCACGTGGGCCATATCCTGGCCAAGCTGGAGGCCCGGGACCGGGTGCAGGCCGTGGTCATTGCCTACGAGACGGGGATTGTCGCACCCTAG
- a CDS encoding 3-isopropylmalate dehydrogenase, translated as MSDETPRTISLAVIPGDGIGPEVTAEAVKVLLAVTGSSPVEFDLTEYPLGAEHWLATGETLPEKTLEALKGHDAILFGAVGAAPGDTQIPSGLIERELLLKLRFSLDHYVNLRPSRLYPGVDSPLAAPGDVDFIVVREGTEGPYAGNGGVLREGTPQEIATEVSLNTAYGVERVVRDAFVRAAARPRRHVTLVHKHNVLVNAGRLWKRTVEKVAQEFPDITHDYLHVDAATIFMVSDPSRFDVIVTDNLFGDIITDLAAAITGGIGLAASGNINMDRTFPSMFEPVHGSAPDIAGQQKADPTAAILSAALLLRHLGFDEEAGRVESAVAEDLAGRDGTRRTTAEVGNAIAAAVP; from the coding sequence ATGAGCGACGAAACACCCCGAACTATTTCCCTGGCCGTCATCCCCGGAGACGGGATCGGCCCCGAAGTCACCGCCGAAGCCGTAAAGGTGCTGCTGGCGGTTACGGGTTCCAGCCCCGTCGAGTTTGATCTGACGGAGTATCCGCTGGGGGCGGAGCACTGGCTGGCAACCGGGGAGACCCTTCCGGAAAAAACCTTGGAAGCACTCAAGGGGCACGACGCCATCCTGTTCGGTGCCGTAGGTGCGGCACCCGGAGACACCCAGATCCCTTCCGGGCTGATCGAACGGGAACTGCTGCTGAAGCTGCGCTTCAGCCTGGACCATTACGTCAACCTGCGGCCCTCACGTCTCTATCCGGGCGTCGACAGCCCGCTTGCTGCACCCGGCGACGTGGACTTCATCGTGGTCCGGGAGGGAACCGAAGGTCCCTATGCCGGGAACGGAGGAGTGCTGCGGGAGGGCACCCCGCAGGAAATCGCCACCGAGGTATCCCTGAACACTGCGTACGGCGTGGAACGGGTGGTGCGCGACGCCTTCGTCCGGGCCGCTGCCCGGCCGCGCCGCCACGTCACCCTGGTCCACAAGCACAACGTCCTGGTGAACGCCGGCCGGCTCTGGAAGCGCACGGTGGAGAAGGTGGCGCAGGAGTTCCCCGACATCACCCATGACTATCTGCACGTAGACGCAGCGACCATCTTTATGGTGAGCGATCCGTCACGCTTCGACGTGATTGTCACCGACAATCTGTTCGGAGACATCATTACGGATCTTGCCGCGGCGATCACCGGCGGCATTGGCCTGGCGGCCTCCGGAAACATCAACATGGACCGCACCTTCCCCTCGATGTTCGAGCCGGTCCACGGGTCAGCTCCCGATATTGCCGGGCAGCAAAAGGCCGATCCCACCGCAGCCATCCTTTCGGCGGCGCTTCTGCTCCGGCACCTGGGCTTTGACGAAGAAGCCGGCCGGGTGGAGTCCGCGGTAGCTGAGGATCTTGCCGGCAGGGACGGAACGCGGCGTACCACCGCTGAGGTCGGCAATGCCATCGCCGCCGCGGTGCCATAA
- a CDS encoding ABC transporter permease — MLQVALAQVRLNARRFIAVSLAVLIAVGFLTATLIINSSSKASLTQSVGEAYRNADLLVTSDMYSADSAVLDEDTAALVRDTPGVDGVYAARQAYVTFGEGRDNVFAQLANTSDHADLFPVEVLQGTLPAADNEIAVDKQTAELHELSEGSVLPLTSFIADPTGEQQTAEFTVTALVSDSNDPQAMGTPQLYSTSAAVDRFAEPETGFRSIQVALADGAALENVRAALQEDVSGMAGVSVRTAQEQTDEMVASMTGGNDILTTILLAFAAVALLVCALVVSNTFSVLVAQRTRELALLRCIGAARSQIRRAVIVEALVVGIVASIAGVLAAVALMGGIIAYLKTIPESGFATLAVSPLAVIVGLVVGVAMTVLAALVPARAATAVAPLAALRPADDVRAGTKRGRVRLSIGMVLLAVGAALLAVGTATNNLLVALPGGMLSFIGVLMCATLFVPSLVRTVGRIAAPLGVPGKLAALNAVRNPQRTSATSSALLIGVTLVTMMMTGAATVRTSLDGVLAAGYPVDVSISGAGNESPFTSADADAARAVEGVREAVLVPSAGMAETENGPYGVYALTPEDAAKVVRDSALKLDDGIILMPKGTADKTVTVQGASGSVELKVVVSESQALQPLITARTAETLGGLPAATADTYIPQPELWLSVVDGLNTNELMDLRTDLAAAVDVEDYAVSGSAIERGAYEQVIDVLLLVVTGLLGVAVVIALVGVANTLSLSVLERTRESSLLRALGLTRGQLRGMLALEAVLIAGVAALMGSVLGSLYGWLGVESALGAFAAVAPSLPWLQLTAVLAVAILAGLGASVLPARRAARLSPVAGLAAD; from the coding sequence ATGCTGCAGGTAGCCCTGGCGCAGGTGCGCCTGAATGCCCGGCGGTTCATCGCCGTTTCCCTGGCGGTGCTGATTGCCGTCGGCTTCCTCACCGCAACCCTCATCATCAATTCCTCGTCCAAGGCCTCACTGACGCAGAGCGTCGGCGAGGCATACCGGAACGCCGATCTGCTCGTCACCAGCGATATGTACAGCGCGGACTCGGCCGTATTGGATGAAGACACCGCCGCCCTGGTCCGGGACACCCCCGGCGTCGACGGTGTCTATGCGGCCCGGCAGGCCTACGTCACTTTCGGCGAGGGCCGGGACAACGTTTTCGCCCAGCTAGCCAACACCTCCGATCACGCGGACCTCTTTCCCGTGGAAGTGCTGCAGGGCACGCTGCCCGCTGCCGACAACGAAATAGCCGTGGACAAGCAGACGGCCGAGCTCCACGAGCTGTCAGAGGGATCGGTCTTGCCGCTCACCTCCTTTATCGCTGACCCGACAGGTGAACAGCAGACGGCCGAGTTCACAGTCACGGCACTGGTTTCCGACTCCAACGACCCTCAGGCCATGGGCACCCCGCAGCTGTATTCGACCTCTGCCGCGGTGGATCGGTTCGCCGAACCGGAGACCGGTTTCAGGAGCATCCAGGTGGCGCTGGCAGACGGGGCCGCGCTGGAAAACGTCCGCGCGGCACTGCAGGAGGACGTCAGCGGTATGGCAGGTGTCTCCGTCCGGACCGCGCAGGAGCAGACAGACGAAATGGTTGCTTCCATGACCGGCGGGAACGACATCCTCACCACCATCCTGCTCGCCTTCGCCGCCGTGGCCCTGTTGGTCTGCGCCCTGGTGGTCTCCAATACCTTCTCGGTATTGGTGGCCCAGCGCACCCGCGAACTCGCCCTGCTCCGGTGCATTGGTGCAGCCCGCTCACAGATCCGCCGCGCCGTCATTGTGGAAGCGCTGGTGGTGGGCATCGTGGCCTCGATTGCGGGAGTCCTTGCGGCCGTCGCACTGATGGGCGGAATAATCGCCTATCTGAAAACCATCCCGGAGAGCGGCTTCGCGACGCTGGCGGTCTCCCCGCTGGCTGTGATAGTCGGCCTGGTGGTGGGCGTCGCGATGACAGTGCTGGCAGCATTGGTTCCGGCACGCGCCGCAACGGCCGTCGCACCCTTGGCAGCCCTGCGTCCCGCCGACGACGTCCGCGCCGGCACAAAACGCGGCCGGGTCCGCCTGTCCATCGGCATGGTGCTGCTGGCCGTCGGTGCCGCCCTGCTGGCCGTCGGCACCGCAACGAACAACTTGCTCGTGGCGTTGCCCGGCGGCATGCTCAGCTTCATCGGTGTGCTGATGTGCGCCACCCTCTTTGTTCCTTCCCTGGTCCGTACCGTCGGCAGGATTGCTGCGCCGCTGGGAGTGCCGGGCAAACTGGCGGCACTCAACGCCGTCCGCAACCCCCAGCGCACCTCCGCTACGTCCTCGGCCCTGCTGATCGGCGTCACCCTGGTCACCATGATGATGACCGGCGCGGCAACCGTCCGGACTTCCCTGGACGGCGTGCTGGCCGCCGGGTACCCGGTGGATGTCAGCATCAGCGGCGCCGGAAACGAGTCGCCGTTCACCTCGGCCGATGCCGACGCAGCGCGTGCCGTGGAGGGTGTGCGGGAAGCTGTGCTGGTACCTTCGGCCGGAATGGCCGAGACCGAAAACGGACCGTACGGTGTTTATGCCCTGACCCCTGAGGACGCCGCGAAGGTAGTGCGGGACTCCGCATTGAAACTGGATGACGGCATCATCCTGATGCCGAAGGGAACCGCAGACAAGACGGTCACGGTACAGGGGGCTTCCGGGAGCGTCGAGCTGAAGGTTGTGGTTTCGGAAAGCCAGGCGCTGCAGCCGCTGATCACTGCCCGGACCGCCGAAACCCTCGGCGGCCTGCCCGCCGCAACGGCGGACACCTACATTCCGCAGCCGGAGCTGTGGCTGTCCGTGGTGGACGGCCTGAACACCAACGAGCTGATGGACCTGCGCACCGACCTCGCCGCGGCGGTGGACGTGGAGGACTACGCCGTCTCGGGCTCGGCCATCGAGCGCGGGGCCTATGAACAGGTCATCGACGTTCTGCTTCTGGTGGTCACCGGCCTGCTGGGAGTGGCAGTGGTTATTGCCCTGGTGGGTGTGGCCAACACACTCTCCCTCTCCGTACTGGAACGCACCCGGGAATCTTCGCTGCTGCGTGCCCTTGGTCTCACCCGCGGCCAACTGCGCGGCATGCTCGCGCTCGAAGCCGTGCTGATTGCCGGTGTGGCGGCCCTGATGGGCAGCGTGCTGGGGTCGCTCTACGGCTGGCTGGGGGTGGAATCAGCGCTGGGGGCCTTCGCTGCCGTGGCGCCGTCGCTCCCCTGGCTGCAGTTGACCGCTGTCCTGGCCGTAGCGATCCTGGCGGGTTTGGGGGCGTCCGTGCTTCCGGCCCGGCGTGCGGCCCGGCTCTCCCCCGTGGCCGGCCTGGCCGCGGACTAG
- a CDS encoding MmcQ/YjbR family DNA-binding protein produces MVTVDDVRSICLSLPGVTERLSWKQPAWFARTLMARMWEDNVLTVKSAEREALAALQPDLFYWTPHHDRSPLLLLARLEHLPPDELPELLQESYRLAGPLPPTV; encoded by the coding sequence ATGGTGACCGTCGACGACGTCCGCTCCATCTGCCTCTCCCTCCCCGGCGTGACGGAACGCCTCAGCTGGAAGCAGCCCGCCTGGTTTGCCCGGACCCTGATGGCACGGATGTGGGAGGACAACGTCCTGACCGTGAAAAGCGCCGAACGCGAGGCGCTGGCGGCGCTGCAGCCGGACCTGTTCTATTGGACGCCGCACCACGACCGGTCCCCGCTGCTCCTCCTGGCTCGGCTGGAGCATCTGCCTCCGGATGAACTGCCCGAACTGCTCCAGGAGTCCTACCGGCTGGCCGGGCCGCTTCCACCCACGGTATGA
- a CDS encoding sensor histidine kinase, with translation MLVHRRLYTWLQANSGKVNFWQAIAATLIFAVPFLLTRGGQYVEFVLSAAICLSLAWRRSRPVGAAAVQAAACVLQLFLVPVTGLPADIFVLVTVYSLAAFAPRWASIAGLALAVVGGALFLLRYIFPDIAGGSISFIAFIDLVAIEAVVLVAWTFGDLTRTRRLAVQALQDRAHRLEVERQQERELAAADERSHIAREMHDIVAHSLSVIITQADGARYASAADPDIAPKTLGVIAETGRSSLREMRRLLGVLRGDEAASTRPLPSLADVEELLGTVKRSGLEAAFSVTGTPRRPLPPGAELTAYRVIQESLTNVLKHAGPDASAKIALQWTSAGLELGVNDNGLGAASALHDDGAGQGIKGMAERLSLYDGTLTAAPAAGGGFRVKAFIPYTEA, from the coding sequence ATGCTTGTGCACCGACGACTCTATACCTGGCTGCAGGCGAACTCCGGGAAAGTGAACTTCTGGCAGGCAATCGCTGCCACGCTCATCTTCGCCGTCCCCTTTCTGCTCACGCGCGGCGGACAATACGTCGAGTTCGTCCTCTCTGCGGCCATCTGCCTGAGTCTGGCCTGGCGCCGCAGCCGCCCGGTGGGGGCAGCCGCCGTCCAGGCCGCCGCCTGCGTCCTCCAGCTCTTCCTGGTCCCGGTCACCGGCCTGCCGGCAGACATCTTCGTGCTGGTCACCGTGTACTCCCTGGCCGCTTTCGCCCCTCGCTGGGCAAGCATTGCCGGGCTGGCCCTGGCCGTCGTCGGCGGGGCACTCTTCTTGCTCCGGTACATCTTCCCCGACATCGCCGGGGGGAGCATTTCCTTCATCGCCTTCATTGACCTCGTCGCCATCGAAGCGGTGGTCCTGGTGGCATGGACGTTCGGCGACCTGACCCGCACCCGGCGGCTGGCCGTGCAGGCCCTCCAGGACCGCGCGCATCGGCTCGAAGTGGAACGCCAGCAGGAACGTGAGCTCGCTGCCGCCGATGAACGCAGCCACATTGCCCGCGAAATGCACGACATCGTGGCGCACTCACTCTCGGTGATCATCACCCAGGCCGACGGCGCCCGGTATGCGAGCGCTGCGGACCCGGACATCGCGCCAAAGACTCTGGGAGTCATTGCGGAAACCGGCCGCAGTTCCCTGCGGGAGATGCGCCGCCTGCTCGGTGTCCTGCGCGGCGACGAAGCCGCCTCCACCCGTCCTCTCCCTTCCCTGGCCGACGTCGAGGAACTGCTGGGCACGGTTAAGCGCAGCGGATTGGAAGCCGCCTTCAGCGTCACGGGCACGCCGCGGCGCCCCCTGCCGCCCGGCGCAGAGCTGACCGCCTACCGCGTGATCCAGGAATCCCTCACGAACGTGCTCAAACACGCGGGACCGGATGCGAGCGCGAAGATAGCCCTGCAGTGGACGTCGGCGGGCCTGGAACTCGGCGTCAATGACAACGGTCTGGGCGCGGCCTCGGCCCTGCACGACGACGGCGCCGGGCAGGGCATCAAGGGCATGGCCGAGCGGCTGTCCCTCTACGATGGAACGTTGACGGCCGCCCCTGCGGCCGGCGGAGGATTCCGCGTTAAAGCATTCATTCCCTACACGGAGGCCTAG